ATTTCATAAGCCGGATGATACACTCAAGTTGAAAAGGGTGAATCAGTTAcaagttaattaaaatacatacattCCTTTACGAGAAGTGTTCGCCTCTGACCTAACGTGGCCAACGAGGATGATTGTAGCTTCTAATTCACAATTctagtaattattattcataaCAGTTCTAGTAGGTATTGTTTTCTCACGCTGTTTTCATTCAAAGAATAACTAGCAATTGAGAAATAAGAATgaatttatttactatttttcctctttttacaAGGGGGTAGTTCTATCCCCTTCGACCACTGAACTGTTATGGTGAGCCCACTACTGACAAAACAAACATTTTGATTTAGTTTGGTAGAAGGGGCTAATAATGTTTCATTAGTAATTTATGCtctatttattgaaaaatataaaaaagtcatCTGGCGCAATTTAAATGACGCAAATGGTAGTAATTCGTCATAACTTACGCAAAGGAAAGtacatacttaggctgagttgcaccaccaaactttgatgGTTACTatagcgataaccggtgctttttgtatggagtttgacagatttttgaaatttgtcaaagttaaagtaagatggtgcaacccaaccttagtGTAAGTTACGCATTATGgtcaataatattttcattaccCACTGGATAGGTAAGAATACTGTGCTTTCAACAAAATGCCGCCTGTGCAGTGCAATAAAGAGTGCAATACACGCATGCACAGTTAAATTGCACCATCATCAAGTGCAAAGATATTTGCAACTGTAAACTCCGTCCAGGAACCCTTGCATAGATTGCCAGCCGTATCTAAACTAGCTTTTACCGCGACTGCCCTTGCATTTTAATACAACGGCATCATTGAAGTTTTATGAGGTTACTAAGAAGGCATCGCGAATGCGCGTCAGCGGGCGTGACTGAACTCCCCGATTTTGAAAGTAATATGAATATGACAATGAGAAATTATCCAGTGGTTACGAATAACAATCGGCAGGATGCGATATCCTCTTCCAATTTACATTTCCGTGGTTTAGAACTGTTTAATTGATTGAATTAAATCAAGCATTTATGAATGGAACAGAAAGTCCGATACAATGTTCTTTCCCAAACGATTAAACATGGGAGTTTGCAGATGCAAACCAGCCAGTAAAAATCTTACTAAAGATATCTTTAGTAAGATTTTTACTGGCTGATAGATACTTGGTAGATCTAGGTAAAAGCCAATCTATTGCCAGTAAGGATTTCCTATTAACAAATACCAAGGATACAAAGCATTTGAGAACCGCCCCCTTCCTACCCCTCTTGGGTTCGTTGGATCTTTACATTTTTCTGGCCAAAAAGTTCTGGAAAAGCTATTACCTACATCTAAACACTACGGGGTGATGAAACGTGTAATTTCTCCGAGACTTTTATCTTATTCTGTATCAAATTACTAACTGATTATTCTCATTTATTTCCAGTTGACACCAGAAGATGAAGAACGTAGGCGGAGGAGAAGAGAACGGAACAAAATAGCCGCGACCAAATGCAGGATGAAGAAGCGGGAACGAACTGTCAACCTGGTGACAGAGAGCGAGGTGCTGGAGAACCAGAATATAGACTTGAAGGCGCAGCTAAAGGTAAGGAGCAATtaacaatgttataaaaaagTTCTTTGCGTTTAGGTCTGGATATAACGGTAGAAGAAATTTAAAGCTGCCTGCaaatgcaaatattttttgtccTTCATCAGCAAATGAATAGGCCTATGTACTATGTACCAtgcatgaaagaaagaaagaaaaatattttatttagtatcATGCATGTCACCCTGTCTAATTATAAGAGTAAATAGAAATGTAATCTTAAAGGTAAAACTTCAACAACATCGTTCTTCAGTCTTATCATGATGCAATGACGTCTTACAAGCACAGAGCCATTGAAAAACTCATTAACAGTAATGGGCTGAGAATGTCTTTTATAATTACTATTTATCGTAATCTCTCAACGTGACACGAAAATCGCATTTAAGCATTTTTGGACGTTTCGAGGATAATTAGCAGTTAAACGAAAACGTTAGCTTTACTAGTTAATTAACAAGGAAATGCTAATGAGGATAAGGTTAATTATTTGGAAAtatctacaaaaaaaattgtatgtattaaattaaaattattcgaatgaaaaaaaaaagggaaATGTCCATTATATAGCCCGACCAGtcggtctagacaaagtgcaaattataatcgcaaaccagtcgataagtggttgaaaagccccttttttgtatggagttttgacggattcgattttcgattcgatcaaaaagtgcgttttgtctaggggggctggaacataaaaaccctcgccatgttgcggaaaactaatggtactaatttcttttaatggcaacagtaactgaaaacttcattgacatgtcaccttgcatgtcagtctattgctgtcaaagtgtaaacaaactttattttaaatgtgcgcaattgattttgtgaattaaacggtctattccactttgatcacctggctttgatgacccaggtgatcaaagtccacttccagcgacaatttagtgtcctttgatcacccacggatatgatgccctgggtgatcaaagtggactccaattaaattattattttagtgtcctttgatcacctacatacaaatcacacctcctctgataGACACGTCATGTCCAATCGTTGTAAGtacaaacattttcttaatatagtagtcaattttttttacagcatgaaatattttaaagcgTTACTTACCTGAACAATGTTTGTCCGTACATTAAGTATAAGAGTAGGTGTGATTTGtatgtaggtgatcaaaggacactaaaataataatttaactggggtccactttgatcacccagggcatCGTATccgtaggtgatcaaaggacactaaattgtcgctgaaagtggactttgatcacctgggtcatcaaagccaggtgatcaaagtggaatagaccaatTAAactgctaaaatctttttatagtcgtgaaagaaaagtggttcacaatgtgttaaagtatttgtcgaagagaatactaagggttcggacaatattttcattgaataatgtttccgacaaaggttgtcaaattgactgacatgtttatcgtatagtacagtcctctatgaaaattagctgtggtttgtttcaactacctattttaaagatttttgtcactttctaagtgttgaattttatggaattgggaaagaagtaccgagtttgaagcgttcatgagcagacattgcagttgaatattcaagttctgaatttgattattgatgaataataaaataaatcctactagctcgattgatggtttcatttaatttatttaaaccaggttacctatataatctttattcgttaatttatgagAATGTCAAATTAggacgtaatcctgaatcctgatacataaagttagcctatcaatttaacacaggtacgactgtacttaGTGTTGCACTTTCAAATGCAAtagacgcgcctctatgccagggtttttatgttcctggtcaggctataaaataccaaccaaagataatattatgaacAGTTACGTTGTTTTTTTCAGGACTTGGAAGTACAAAGGCGACAGTTGATGGACATGCTATCAATGCACAAGGCGTCTTGCAACAAAGAGAACAACTCCACCACACGGCAGTCGCCGCTCACATCTTACAACTTACCAGGGACGTATGAGTCGCCGACGACTTACCCAGCCTCTGTCGAGACGTCTCCCTACATCAGGCCCGAGTCAGCCAACATCCTCGCTTCCAGCTACACGTGCGGGGTCCCATTCAACAACGACTCGTCCATCGACACAGTCTCTTCCTTAGACACCATCTACATCCAACCGCAAATCGTCGATGTAGACTACAACAGGCCCGACAGCGTCCTCAGTCTTCCTCCCAACTCAGACGCAGGCTACGCCACAACCGACGGCTTCATTCCCAAATCTACCAACCTTCTTGTCCCGATTGACCCGGATCAAGAGTATTACGACCCTGAAATCAACTACAATCTTCCCTCTCAACAGTGCCATACTTACCCTGGCACTCTCACCGATTCACAGAGCAAAATCAACAATGGCCTCAACGATGGATGCCTTGTCTAGCTGGAAGTCAACATCCATTCATGTTTTGTCGGGTCcaaaatttatttttgacatgTATACGTATATTTTAAGCTTCGGAGTTAAAATTAATTCGAAATAGAGTATCACCGTTGACAACTTTACTTTTTATATCTCAATAGAATCGTGGGAAAGCAGTTCAGGATTTATAAATACCTTGGTTATTGTATctacatttaaaattgaaatagaTGTGCCAGAAAGATGTGAGGCGGGGAATTTATTTCGAAACGAAAACGTATGTCTACTGTGTAGAACAACAACATAGGTTAATGTGGTTGGTGCCTGTCCTGTATCACATAAATTAGGTGCTAGTGttgaaaactattttcacaAAGTTAATAGGTACTGCATACAAATGAGCGGGAAACTTCCAACAATATTATAGTTCCGACGTCATATTTtagtttatgtatttatttctcgatattctgttaatttttaaattgtgttGTGAAATAATTTCGAGTCAGTGTCTCGTAGGTAACACTCAACTGTGAAACAGTcctgtaagtaggtatttcacataatattttagtcTTTTAACATTTAACCTAAATTACCAGATTCGTTTTATGTTTTAAGTTCTATAATTTTGCTTTGATCtgtacatattatttatttgagatCTAAGATCTGATTTTTGTTGATGGTGCAATGGTTGATAATATTCAAGTTAAGTTTAGTTGAGATTAAgcagaagaaaattattttattttataatacgcTAACGTTTTACGTAACGAATGAAATGACTTAATAATATTCTAAACATTTAAATAATACATCACATAATAAACTTGCAGTACAATAATACAGTACCTCCTGTTGAAATTCcgataatatattttatgtttcagaAATATATACAGACGATTTAATATGTATAGATACATTATATAGTTGTAAGACGCTTTAACTCATAGTAAGTCGTGATATAATTTAGAAGTTAGTTATTATGATTATGGCcacattacataattgttatAAATATGTGTTTATTTGTATCATGATTACTCATTACGGGGACAcatattacttattttatgaaagaaatgtaTAAGAAGTATAAATGATTCTTTGAGCTTGAGTAACGTAATGAGTGAATAATATACGATTGTTAAATGATAATGCGTAATTTATGAATCGCTTGTTTAATTTATGTATCCCCGTataaatgtatgtaaatatagataataatatgtagcgagtaaaataatgtttagaAATAGTGATCGAAAACTAACTGTGCGCGCCGAATGCGATTTACTTCCATTACAAAAAGTGCCTCTTTCATTCACACAAGATATTTACATACTAACTATGtattacatttatattttgtaaGAATTTTAGATGCAAAGGTGCGTTGTCCaagctataaaaataaattacttggatgaaatatataaaaattaatataagcctaaatataaaatacaatacttGTTTAATGTGCCTAAATGTAATACTACTTTTAAATGGGATTTATAAGCTACATTTAATCACAAAATGAACACAGTTTCAGATTCATACAATATTATggtatatttttcattttacgATAGTTATTCTTATTGAGtaactaaacattttattttatgtacttagAGCAAACTGTAGGCATGTTACTAATAAATACAAAGCTATGTCCAGTGCCTATTATGGGGATttcaatgataataataaataaattgtttcatTCGACGTAGTTTTTAGTAAAAATAGTtttgtaatattgtttttgaCGTCAACAACCAGTGATTATTTGTAGCTTATGTAAATGTACAAAAAGTTATGGCAAACGTTGCAAGCTTTATGTTTACGACTTATTCCAGCATAATTTTTACATTGAAATATTGCGAGTGATTAAATAATATAAGCGTAAGATAGTTTGCCTAACTTTATAAGATGACGTTATTGATCAGTGCCTTCTGCGTACCAGATCCTAGTCTATGACGACTGCCCGAGCAGTGTGCGAGTCTTGAATgagcatttattttttattgttggtaaattattgtgataaaagataaaatatatAGCAACAAGTTCTTGTTAAACATGAACTTTTATATTGTTTACCAAAAAACGCAAAGAATTTCAAAACATATTCTGTATCTACATGACAAAATTCTTCTTTCTTACTTTAGTATGGTTCTTAAGGTTCGCTTTGTGTGTTATATGCCTTCGCAGTACTCTTAAAATAAGATTAACTACTGAAGGCATGGGTTCGTGTAATATATTGGTATTTCCGTCGATGTTCAGGTTtacaattaatttcaaaactaattaaaattgtCGAAGACTTTTCAAAAAATGTTGCACCAAGCTTCTGTGATAAATGTGATACTAAATTTTAACCTATTCAGAGCTTTGATCAAAATTTCTATATTCTATAAAAATATCACCAATAATATTGAATCAAGTTTTTTTGAACAAGTCTGTATATTTGCCAGAACATTACATTGTCTGTGGTGTCAAATTGTTTTGTACCCAGAACCGTGAAAcgtcttattaaaaaaataaaatatattccccGCGCTTTTGTGAAAACTTAATCTGATTCCAGTGAGACAGAGATCTTTTTCATCCTGTGCAATATTTATCCAGTTACGAACTATTTTTAAGCCGTAATCGTCTACTTGCTTTCGTATATTGCA
This genomic stretch from Ostrinia nubilalis chromosome 14, ilOstNubi1.1, whole genome shotgun sequence harbors:
- the LOC135078057 gene encoding transcription factor kayak, coding for MNSSSMSSTVPTIKCEDTSPSPTAALGDGDSGTYNLSVNVNLSSAMMNLLSAETVNSTTLRTPEIVNDVITMTNPLDQYNYNDKNSSLKGASGNDSNSSMSNGSSATSPASGTPQSIQKTCSDLIRAGLKISIESKRKMSGSDTDGGFKRLKKEESDDDYDSSHTQTTKSDGLTPEDEERRRRRRERNKIAATKCRMKKRERTVNLVTESEVLENQNIDLKAQLKDLEVQRRQLMDMLSMHKASCNKENNSTTRQSPLTSYNLPGTYESPTTYPASVETSPYIRPESANILASSYTCGVPFNNDSSIDTVSSLDTIYIQPQIVDVDYNRPDSVLSLPPNSDAGYATTDGFIPKSTNLLVPIDPDQEYYDPEINYNLPSQQCHTYPGTLTDSQSKINNGLNDGCLV